The DNA window CCCTGGTAGGTGTTGACGATCACCGGCAGCCTGTCCCGGGCCGGGACTCCCCAGAGCCCCATGTCTGCTATTGTCCAAGTGAACTCGGCGTCATGGAGGGCGCACCCCTTCATCACCCCCTCGGACCAAGCCGCTATCGAGAGACAGGTGCCGGTCAGGTCTGGGAATGCGATGTATCCGATCGTCGAGCCTGTCCGGGCGATGAGCGCCGCGAGGGTCTCGCTGCAGAGTTCGCGGTCGATCTTCCCCTCACTCTGCACCAGTGAGGCGAACAGGTTGTCTCCGGCAGAGAGGCTCTGCTGCGCTCTCCCCTCCTCCCGAAGACCCGTGATCTCGGTGATCGAGGCCACCCCGCCACTGATCGTCCAGTCCTCCTTCACCACCGGGGCGGCTCTGACCAGGTACATCGCTTCGCCGGCGGTCACCTCGGCCTCGGCCTCCCGACCGGTCAGCGCCGCCCGGAAAGGTGGTTCAAACGGGGCTGCGAGGGTGTGGGGAAGCCCTTCCCAGAGAGTCCTTCCGACTAGGTCTGCCGGCCCGACTAGTTCGGTGAGCGCTTTTCCACCGGCCGCGGTGATCCGCAGGTCCTCGTCGAAGAGGATCCCGGCGGTGGCCGGGAGGGCCGCGAGCAGGTGGCGCTCGTCCTCCTCCTTTCTGACCAGCCGGTCGAGGAAATTCCGCTCTGTTGTTCTGTCGGCGAGCCTGCAGATCGCCAGCCCTTCGGTGATCATGGCCAGGGAGTACCGGAGGTACAGTCGGCCTTCCTTACCGGCAAACCAGTCTTCCTCCTCATAGATCTGTTTCCTCTGCGGGAGGTCCCGAACCCTGGCGATCAGGTCCGGGTTTCCGTCACAGAACGACGTGAACGGTCGCTGGAGCAGATCTTCGAGGGGATAGCCGAGCAGAGCTCCGGCCGCCAGGTTGGCATCATGGAGAGCCCCGGTCTCGGGGTAGAAGAAGAGGATCGCCTCGCCTGAACGGTGGTAGACCGCCCGGTACCAGAGGCCGTAGGCCTCTGCTTCGTATGATGGGAAGGCAACGGCTGCTGCGGCTACCACGATCATCACGGCCGCGACCCCGCCGCCGAGGATCGCCGGCAGGTTCGGACCGGAGAGGAGGAGCAGGAGGAGGTAGATGATGGCGAATCCCCCGGCCACCGCTACTCCCCGCTTCTGGTACCGATAGGCGAGCAGCACCGCCGGCAGCAGGAGCAGGAACGGGTGGAGTGGAGGAAGGGCACCGAAGATTGATGCGATCGTGATCAGCCAGGTGATCACGATGAGTGCGGCCAGAATGGCTGCGCCGGGATCGATCCCGCTGGAGAGGGATGTTTTAAAGGTCATGGTACTCCACTGTCCCAAATTGAGAGTTATTGACCAGTGTGGGGTGTAAACCCCTAAAAACACGCCGGTCCTCTCCCCGGCCTCTCACCAGCCGGCCCTCTCTTCAGCGCTTCTCGGTCGCGTCCTCCTTCATCAGGTACTTTACGATCATGAAGATCACCAGCGCGATGATGACGAACTCGAGCAGCACCCCAGCGAAGTCCCCAACCAGGAACTTCACCGGCCCCAGTTGGAGGACGGCCGTCTTCCAGTCCCCGTCCGGGAGGAGGGCCGCGATGATCGGCATGATCAGATCGTTGACCGCGGCGGTCACCACCTTGGTCGCCGTCACCCCCATGATGAACGCGACGGCCAGTCCGATCACCTGGTACTGCTTCAAGAACGCGACAAACTCTTCTGCAAGACTCATTCATGACACCTCGTCAGGACCATACCAGTTCAGAAGATAAGGCCGGATTAATAATGTTCGTCCGGGACGATGTGACCACGAGGGCGCTGGTGATATCTGGTAAAAAAGGGGACCCATATGGACCGGTCGCAGTCCTTATGATCCCTGGGTCGGCATTCGTCAGTAGAAATGGAAGAAGGTGTAGTTTCCTGACCCGCTGGTGGAGTGGATGATGACGGTATACCTGCCTGGCTTGAGTGTTGAGTAGGTCAGGATGTAGTTAAGGTTGTTTGCAGTAAAATACGGGGTCTTGGCCATGGTGATGATACTGCCGGTGGATGGATCGTAGACATAGATCTCGAAGGTGTTCGCAGTGCTGTACGCGAGGCCAAGAATGTCATACCTGTCGGTGCTCGTAACATCCAGATTGACGGTCTGCCATCCCCCTGAATCTATCGATCCGGTCTGATACGAGTATGTGGGAGCAGTGGTCGATGGTGTGGTGGTTTGGGTTCCGACCTTCACCTCGCCATTCACCGCGGTCGCCGTGCCGGTGAGGTCATTGCCCGACAGGTCGACGACGTTAACGACCTTGATTTCGATCGGGGAGTTGTCGGGGGTGAGGACCTTGAACTTGATATGGGCCAACGCCACATCGCCTGTTGCGATACCCTTGGTGTGATCACCCATATTGATAGTCACTATGTGGGAGCCGTACTCCTCCGCCAGATTGGTACTTCCTGTTGAGAAAGTGGTGCCCTCATACTGGAGAACTCCGTTGCTCCAGTTCAGGTCCAGCGCAATATCACTGATGAGTGGGTTTGCGTTGTTGTCAACATAGAGCGTTGCATCCACGGTGTCACCCACCGCAGCATTTGAGATCTCCGGAATATGGAACTTTACCGTCCCCGATGCGCCTGCAGTCGAGACGCAGATGAGGGTGAGAAATATGAGTACTATGATCGTCTTCTGGAACTTCATGATAGGCACTATTTCGTTAAGAATATAATACTTTCGACATTCAACAGTGAGCATATTTTCGTCAGAATATCAACCTAAATAAGTGAACGATCTTCTTCAGATAGGGGAAAAAAGTAACCAAAAATCAAAAATTCTCCAGGAACGGCCTTACTGCAGTAAGAGGGATACTTATCTCTTGATTCCGTGGCTCATACACTGGATCGCTACGTGACGATGCGTCACGGCAGGTATCGAATGGGTGGATGTCAGGGATATTCTGGTTCCTGGCCATGTCGACAGACCTTAATTCAGGCCCTGCCATACTCTATGCTATGAGTTCGCAGGAGATCTCAGTGAACATGCCCCCGGACCTCGATCCGGTCTACAGCAATATGATCCAGATCGCCTTCAAGGAGGATGAATTCACGTTCCTCTTCCTCCATCAGATCCCCGGCACCAACCAGGCCCGGGCGAAGGCGATCGTCACCATCTCTCCCCGGCATGCCAAGAGCCTGCTGGCCGTGCTCGGTAAGTCGATGCAGGAGTACGAGGAGAAGTTCGGACAGATCGACCCGCCCAAGGACCAGAAGGGCGGCCCGGTCACGACACTGCGAGGATACTCGTAGAGTGGCATCGATCGTTGTCTCGGTCACCAGGAAGGAAGATATGCCGCTGGCTGCGGCTTCAGGGGCCGACCTGATCGAGATCCGGCTGGACCTCTTCCCGACTGCCGACCTTGAGAACCTCCCCGCGCTGCTCAGGGAGGTGTCCCTCCCGCTGATCGTCACGGTCAGGAGCCGCGCCGAGGGCGGGCGGTTCACCGGCGGGCCGGAGGAATGGCGTGCCCTGGTCACCCCGTACCTGCCGGTGGCCCGGTACGTGGACATCGAACAGCGTTTCTCGTCCTGCGCCCCGGCGATCAGGGCGGCCGGTGTCAAGGTGATCGCCTCGTTCCATACGCCGACGATCCTGAAAGAAGATGAACTGGTCGCCATCGAGGCCCGGCTGCGAACCTTCGGCGATCTCCCGAAGATCGTCACGGGCGTCGGAACCCGGGATGATCTGCTGACCCTCCTCCAGTTCACCAGCAGCAGGACCGCTCCGATCTGCACCAGCATCATGGGGGAGCAGTGCCGGTTCGGGCGGGGGCTCCTCCCCCTCTTCAGTTCGATGCTGGTTTACTGTTATATCACGACCCCGGCCTCGGCCGGGCAGTACCCGGTCGGCGAGATGAGGACGATCCTCTCTCTCCTCACCTGACCAGGTACTTCTGCTGCTCGAGGAGGGCGTCGACGAGTACCAGGGCGAGCATCGCCTCGGCGACGACGACCGCCCTCGGGACGATCGAGGGGTCGTGCCGCCCCTGTATTTGTATTTCAACCGGCTTGCCGGCCCGGTCGATCGTC is part of the Methanosphaerula palustris E1-9c genome and encodes:
- a CDS encoding DUF3467 domain-containing protein — protein: MSSQEISVNMPPDLDPVYSNMIQIAFKEDEFTFLFLHQIPGTNQARAKAIVTISPRHAKSLLAVLGKSMQEYEEKFGQIDPPKDQKGGPVTTLRGYS
- a CDS encoding cohesin domain-containing protein, whose product is MKFQKTIIVLIFLTLICVSTAGASGTVKFHIPEISNAAVGDTVDATLYVDNNANPLISDIALDLNWSNGVLQYEGTTFSTGSTNLAEEYGSHIVTINMGDHTKGIATGDVALAHIKFKVLTPDNSPIEIKVVNVVDLSGNDLTGTATAVNGEVKVGTQTTTPSTTAPTYSYQTGSIDSGGWQTVNLDVTSTDRYDILGLAYSTANTFEIYVYDPSTGSIITMAKTPYFTANNLNYILTYSTLKPGRYTVIIHSTSGSGNYTFFHFY
- a CDS encoding MscL family protein produces the protein MSLAEEFVAFLKQYQVIGLAVAFIMGVTATKVVTAAVNDLIMPIIAALLPDGDWKTAVLQLGPVKFLVGDFAGVLLEFVIIALVIFMIVKYLMKEDATEKR
- a CDS encoding GAF domain-containing protein, producing the protein MTFKTSLSSGIDPGAAILAALIVITWLITIASIFGALPPLHPFLLLLPAVLLAYRYQKRGVAVAGGFAIIYLLLLLLSGPNLPAILGGGVAAVMIVVAAAAVAFPSYEAEAYGLWYRAVYHRSGEAILFFYPETGALHDANLAAGALLGYPLEDLLQRPFTSFCDGNPDLIARVRDLPQRKQIYEEEDWFAGKEGRLYLRYSLAMITEGLAICRLADRTTERNFLDRLVRKEEDERHLLAALPATAGILFDEDLRITAAGGKALTELVGPADLVGRTLWEGLPHTLAAPFEPPFRAALTGREAEAEVTAGEAMYLVRAAPVVKEDWTISGGVASITEITGLREEGRAQQSLSAGDNLFASLVQSEGKIDRELCSETLAALIARTGSTIGYIAFPDLTGTCLSIAAWSEGVMKGCALHDAEFTWTIADMGLWGVPARDRLPVIVNTYQGQLPKGHLPLQRYLGVPLVRDDQLIAVAGVANSPVPYTDGDTDAARELLAALDRVLSMRRQTDEQRRELTHFQSLFTHGPFPAVVLNRENEILEANPAFVTLTGRTGGSVLDLLQPEDLGRTRTFLANARIGQGSGEGGIECRLLIQNGHHDLYCQASVTAERDLLVVMVEITGERQAAEARRQIAAELQRLTGRELTPDEEEAWDALTALTRFNTVPDLLKQRGS
- a CDS encoding type I 3-dehydroquinate dehydratase, producing the protein MASIVVSVTRKEDMPLAAASGADLIEIRLDLFPTADLENLPALLREVSLPLIVTVRSRAEGGRFTGGPEEWRALVTPYLPVARYVDIEQRFSSCAPAIRAAGVKVIASFHTPTILKEDELVAIEARLRTFGDLPKIVTGVGTRDDLLTLLQFTSSRTAPICTSIMGEQCRFGRGLLPLFSSMLVYCYITTPASAGQYPVGEMRTILSLLT